From Camelina sativa cultivar DH55 chromosome 5, Cs, whole genome shotgun sequence:
cATTGCACCTTTAAATATCCTCTCAATCTCCTCTCAATCtattgcatcttcttcttcgctcaTTGCACCTATAAGTTGGTTACGGTTGTTTTCATTTTGAGACTCAAGCTATGGCCGGAGAGAGTTCCAGAAAACGTTCAAAACGCATGTCAGAGTGGGAAGACAAAGCAATAGCGCCCATCAACATTGCCAGAGAGAGTTCCAGTAAACGTCCTTTACGCAATTCTGATTTCGAATGGGAAGAGGAAGCACTAGAGGCCATGAAAGATGCGTTTGAGAAGACGAGAGTCGTGACTGAGGCGGTGACAACAGATCGCTTCAAAGCAATTcttcatatgatgaaagatcatatgatgaagaagaaagaggctACCGCCCTCGTCCATCAAGTGGAACTAATCGACGTTCAACtatcccaactgaatcaaatcttggGTCAACAACTTGTCGACTTCAAAACAGAGCACAAGAggttagaggagatgagagaggttGCGGCGGGCGATATCGAACAGTGTGTGGTTTCTCCTCCTATTGATTGGTGTAAACTTAATGTTCGTTTCAATTGATTGTCATGTCATTATTTAGTTAATTTCCATatccacaaaaacaaactcTAATGGATACCTAATGTCATTATGCACTTAATTCctattttttatcatttgatACCTAATGTATTGTTTAACTTTAATTTTACCTTAATTTTCTAACATCATCCTCTTTCTTACCTTTTTATGGACATCATGTTGgctataattatataataaccaTATGGAGTGCTCTACGTGGATACCTTTAACTTTctcaaacatcaaatccatGGTGATACCTTTAACTTTAACTTTCAATTATAAATGTCGCCACAATCtggtaaaaaaatttgaacccATCGATATCTGTTGGACAAAACTGTCACCCACATAAATAGGTTGTAATACCTACTTTATCTACATGATAGTGACAACACCTACGAAACATGGACGACAACTAAGTATGCATACAGCTAACAATATTCATCGATTACAGCTTACCATATGGTCAACAACTTGAATCCTACTCATCCTGTCTTAGGAGTTTTAGGCATCCATGTGGATAGAGGTAGATGGATAGCGTTGGAATGTTGTCTACAAAGTGTATTGATTTCGTGGGTATGTTATTATGTTTAACCATGTTGATGCATCCACGTGGATACCCATCCACTTTTTCATCCCCTACTAATCCATGCCTTTTTTATTTCCTTCCTTTGATTCAAAATAAGATTCCATGAGTTCAAAGACGCATGGATTCGTATGGGTTTGATTTAGTAATAGGAATGTATCAATACAGCCTACTTACGATTGGTATCCACAtccttttgtaaaaaaaatttcataccCTTTGAagcttagaaaaaaaaacacccacGCTACGATCATTCTTCATATTTGATAGACATACTTAATAGCATTAGATGGGTTTGCTCTCGAAACCAACATTTTTAAAGAagggaaaacaaacaaaacacattctAAAGAGCATAAGATAACAAGGGATTGATAAAAGTTTCCCCTTCTAGTTGTGGAATTGATGACCACATTCAGGAACGTTTGTGAAGTGATGCCGACGAGTAGTTCTTCTTGCACATCGTGGGCATCGGGGACGACTCACTCTCTGATCCGTCGCCGGTGGTGAAATAACATGGTAATCAATTTCATAAGTAGATGACCCCGCTACATAAGCTTCCGACCAGCTCTGGCCTCTATAACATGCACGGACGAAGTCTGCGTAAGCAagtcttttgttattttgagcCCACAATGCGTAAGGATTCCCATGAATTAGACATTTCGCGAAGAATGAATAGTATTTCGAGTGGCTCATTGACCACCATAGGATTTCTTCGGACTTGTCAATACGTACGGTTGACAGACACTCGTGGGAGTACACAACATCAAAACCTTGTTTACCAGCAGCTAGCAAATTCTTCAAACCGTCCACACCATCTTCTCCCAAAAAACTAGCAACTTTGGCAAGCAACTCAGATGGCATGTGAAACTCTGTTATTGATGATTCCTGAAAAGGGGAAGGGAAACTTGATATTAACATTGAATATCAACAACAATTACATGGATTAGTTGGAGGTAAACGAATATTACCCTTAAAAGGACTTCCTGGCGATGACAATTTGTCATTAGTAACGTCTATAATCGTGGATTCCTGCCTCACCGTCATTATCTAGTACTACTGTCAATAACCTTTATATAGTACGAAAGGGTATTTAAACTATGTCCATGTGGATAAAATTAATTGGACTACGTCCCTCTTCTTTAACATTAAATGATTGATAGCTACGTTTCAATATGGTTGAAACCACCTAAGGATGTTTGATATTGTCCAACAGTTTAGTAGTTGTATGCTATTAAGTTGATGAGATATTACAAGTGGCTTTATGATTGTAGAAGGGAACTGTAGAAATTACAAGAGGCTTTATGATTTCACGGTAAAGCAGAAGTTGATAAGGtctgtgtgtgttttaaatttGCAAGGACACTATGTCCACGTGGATATAAGCTAGTAAATTAACAAATTAAGGACAGCAAAGTTTGTTTATAAGGGACTATTTTGTAGTGTTAAACAAGTTTTGTAAGAAATGGTGTCGACATACAAAACCGTGCCTCATGCTCCACTTTTGCCGCGGACCAGAAATTACCCTCGCCCGCATAGTGCTTTCACCCGGAGGACTGACCGTGAACCAGATCCGGAGCAAATACGCGAAACACTAGTACAACTGGATTTACAGGTTTGTCTTCCCTATACTCTATTTTAAATTCAGATCCATGAGTTATAGGTCATTGGTTGAGggatataattaaaaaaaatcatacttaAGCTCCTGTGCGGAAAGATTTACACATTCCAGCTccaattttagcaaaaaaatgtTAGTTTGGTAGCTCAGGATGGTCCCAAGTCGCTGAAAAACTGTTTAATTGCCGGTCGGGCGGGGAGAATAGCTGCTTTGTCGCCGGAGACACTCTCGTCTGTCAGGTTGGATCGTAGTTCAAAATTTGTGAAATGGTCTAGGCCTTCGTCTGTCTACTATGATTTCTTTGGAATGTGTCTATAAGAGAAGAACCCATACGCTTTGTATGTGAAAAGTTTGTTCCTAGCATTTCAATGCCTCGACTTGAAAAGGGCAATTGAATTGGTGGAAACAATCAAAGGTGTGTACCCAATTGCGAAACTTTTGTGGATTATGTTGTAGAGCTGCGCCGGAAATTTGGATATGGATGTGTACTGGAACTTCAAGAAGAAGTATCATTTTGGGGAGGCTGACAAATTGGCTGACAGTTTGACTTACCACATTTACATCATGGAACTGCAAAAAAAGAGCACTTACGAGAAGACTGCATTTTGAAGATTTCCCTGAGTGTTGGTCGCAGCACGACATGCTTGATGAATACAACGGGGAGAGATGCATGGagtgtatttatttttacttttagagagatataatatatttgtcttAGTTTATGAGAGAGTTTGTTATGTTGGATGTTTTTCAATGTTTATGTTGAATCTTTGaaagtgttttttgtttgttaaaacttgtttgttttgctatGACTTTATTGTAAAAGATCACCTTTGGGTTGTAATGTATGGGGATGTTCTCAGTTTGATATTCTAGTTTGATATTCTAAGTTTGCAATGACCACTTCTTCAAGATAGAGTAGATGGGTAAACATTTACAATCAACATCGATAAGTTATGGAATGGTATACTCATGTTGAATAAAGTAAGTATCCACGTGTTTAAAGAGGCATGGACTCTTAGAGGTCAAAGTCAAAGTAATTATCAATGTTGTTACATAGGGAGGAAATGTAAAAGTAATCAATATATCCACGTGATCAAACAAATTGGATGGATATCCACATTGTTCAGGAGTAGATTGGTAAGCTGGTAAGACAATCTTATATCCAGGTAGGACCATCTTCGTTATATTACACCGTCCCAACATGTTATCTCCATCGATATCTGCTGAAAAAAGAGGCATATAATAGTGCCATGCAGGGAGAGGTTGTACTGCCTACTCTACGAACATAATAGCGCCAATAGATAAGGATGTCCTACCTACTAATAGATAACAGCTAACGATGGGACAATTCCCACCGGCTCTAAAATCAAGATACTACTCAGAAACATGTGGACTTCATTTGGACATTTAATCCTTTCAAACAGGTCATTAAAATTGTGTCGTGGATATATCCATGTTGATATGACGTATTTTACTACACTTTGTACACATACAGACTTATATCAGCATTTGAAAAACGCTTTGGATAAGTCCATGTGGATATAAGTCGTCCTATCAATCTAAGCTGGGCTAAAccaatttgattaaaaacaaatttgggttGTAATCCATGCTgtgtcaaatttttatggtaTTATACATGTGGATACCCATCATTACACGTATATTTATCAAATaacaataaacacaaacaaTTAATACCCCGAAATTTGAATTTGGTGTTGCAgttgttttccaaaaaaattaacacaccAAACAAAGTTAGATAATCCTATCCAAATCATCATCCATCATATTCTCCCAAGACGCCTATTCAAATGAATAAGTTTTGTTATACTAAGTATCTACACAGATTGTGCTACTATAGATAACTAATACACCCAAAAAATGGTCCCATGtactcccaaaaaaaaactatacataagcCAAACCTATATCCACCAAACAAATAATATAGTGGACAAACGTTCAAACAACCAGCAACTATTGGACACCAAAACTGATCCAAACCATTGATTTTTGCTCCAAAAGGTATTGTCACTGATCACGGCAACGGGTTTGAACAACTGCTCATGTTGTGTCCAGTTTCTTTGTATCTTCCACACCTATTAACCTTCGTTTTCCCTCCTCCAGTTTTCTgcaaataatcaacaaaatacAGAGCGTAAGACACAAGATTACTACCTTAACAAGATCCAAATTAAATACTGGAGAAAAAATAATCTTACGGGATGTTTACCAATCGAGACAATTTTCAGCACTTTCGGCCTCCCAGAATGTCTACGTGCTTTTGGTAGGTACAACACCCGATTTTTAATCTTAGCAGGTATGTCTACATCAAACATCTCAGGATTAATTACCCCTTCATATGTTACTCTCAACTATTCCGTCATATAATAATCACCAACAAAGCTATTATACGGTATGCTTGTGTGTTCGCTGCTAACAAGGCGTGGCCGCATGGGATTTTGACTCGATCATATTGCTTATAGGTATAGTGTTTCATATCAAGCAGCACATGATGCTTCCCATGAAGCAACCCAACAACTTCATAAATCCAACTAGAGATTGTACCAATTCTACTACCATTAACAATTCCCAAATTCTTCTGCATCTGTTTATCAACCTCTGGTGTTGTCATTCCAACGTGCTTCTCTGCCTTCTTTCTCCTTGCACTAAACCATCTTGTTAGCATATCCCAAATGAACTTCAAAAGCTCAATAATTTGTGACCCTCGAGCCTTTCCTAAAGCTCTTTTCAAAAACTCGGCAATGTTTGAAGTTATTAGATTATAACATTCTCCCTGGAAATACGCCCTACTCCAATGTGCAGCTCCTATCTTATCCAAATATGCAGAACATTTTGAGTTCTTTGCTTTGATCTGTCTATATATCTCTTGATACCCAGTTACTTTATAGGCAAATGTTGCATTGGTGACCATTTTCGCTAGCCCTTTATTATGGAACCGAGCATTAACATTCCTGGCCAGGTGGACAATGCATGCTCCATAATGTGCTAACGGGGAAAAAATCTTCTTAGCTGATTAGATAGATCCGTTTCTATCAGAAATAATTGCAATTATCCGCTCTAACTTTCTAAAAAACCATGTCCAAGCATCGTTGTTCTCACTGTCTATGGCTGCAAAAGCTAGTGGAAAAACCTGAAAATTTGCATCTTGTCCGCTAGCTGTCAGTAGCACACCATTGTACTTCCCATTTAGATGTGTCccatcaacaacaataacacGACGTAGCTTATGAAACCCCTGAATAGATGCCCCAAAAGccaaaacatatacaaaaacctTCTATGCCATCTTCTAACACTTCAGATTTAATATCGGTCACCGTCTCTAGGTTTGCTTGCTCCAATGCATACAAATAAGCAGCAAGATCTTCAAAAGATTCATCGTCTGAACCAAAAATACCCTCTatagctttttcttttgctctccAACATTTGTTGTATGATGCAGTGATCCTAAGATCCTCAAGAATCATCTGCTGGAGATCCAATGGAGCTGGACCTTTTGTTGGATCACTATTGCCTTGTAAACAGCTGCGATCACCTTAGATGTAGCTTTTTCAAGTAATTTCTCCTTGTCTCTATTGGACAAGTGTGCTCCATAATAGCTTTCCTTATCTCATAGTATCCACTGTCTTTCATTTCACTGGCTAGTATTCTCCAATCACTCCTCTCACCAGAACAACTAAGTACAAACGAATCTTTCTtcgttgtagtatgtgtaaaaTGGAACATATTCTTGATAGCATAGATGGCTATAGCAATCTGGCAGTCCTCTTTGTTAGCGAAGATTTTCCCTTTGTAAATCCctttaccatcatcatcaatgtcAAGATCAGGTACCTCGTCCCTCTCATATTCTGTGTTGTCAAACAAAGGAGGAATATCAAACTCCTCGTCATCAATATCCTCAAGCTTTCTTGTATCCATAACGGGTACACTCCTCTGTCCACGGTCTTCTGTCCAAACAGAGGCCCTTCCCTGTTCAATGGGTACACTCCTCTGTCCACCTCCATTACCTATCCACGATTGTCCCATTGGCTTCGCCTTTTCTTCCTCCTTAAATGGAACCCCACCATTCAAAATCACAGTATGATCAAAGCAAGAATTTGTACTACACATAACCTCGACAACATTCACTCGCCCAAACTGATCACCTATGAAATTTCCCCAAAACTCTTTATCATAAGATTTCGGTGTTACTGTCAACTCGCTAATTTTAACGCCATCTTCCTCCCTGCAATCATCAaaactatcttcttcttcccctaaCACGACTTTCTCTTCAGCAGAATAATTATTACTAAGTTTAGCGCTGGATTCATCTTCAATCAAACCATCAGGAacgtttcttttctcttcctgTAATTTCCTTTCAATTTCCGCTACCCCAACCATAAATTCCTCATCTACAGGGGTTGACTCAACAACAAATGTCTTTGACCCGGCAGTTGAAGCCTCACCAAAAACATCCTCCCCAACACCGCTATTACTCAGGGCATGTTTATCGGGGGTTGTAAGAGAGGTTTTAAGAGGGGTTTTAAGAAAAAGtaggagaaaaaataaatcagaaagaaaaaaaaaaagagctccTCTTATATAGCATACTACGCTTACGTGTCAGCCCATGGTTGGATAAAGAGTTttattgagaacaaaaaaaaatttttgccCGATCGGTGTTCTTTCTCTTGCTCTCTCTTGCGAACCTCTCAATCCGAGGAGATTGAATCGGTCGGAATCGTTGGAAATGGAATCAGACGAGATTGGAATCAGAGAGTTCTTGAGGCTCTTATgtgttcagggttcagggtttcTTCTAATCAAGGGTTTTGAAACAACGATTAGTTGTAACCAGTTTCGTTTCTGAAATCTGAGAGTTCTTGAGGCTCTTATGTGTTGGGATTACAGTGTGATACGAGATTTTTCGTAATCTGGCTTCGactatgtgtatatatatcttaatcaTTCAGTTTTAGGTGGAAGGTGTTTATGCAGAACTCGTTTAGATCACCTTAAGCTTACTACAGATTGATCTTGTTTCGCAATGGTTGATTACTAAGTGAACCTTGTTTAGTTTCGAAAACCACCAGCTAGATTGagtgcttcttcttgtttattcTAAAACCTTGTTATAATTGGGTTTTTAGTTTGGTGCTGCTAAAAGGTCTGGAATGAATTTGTGATGATGCTAGGGGAAATGGGGAGAGAGAAGAGTCATGGTTTGAAGATCCTTTGGGTCTGGACTATCGGCACTGCAGCTAGTATGATACTCTTTTCTGTCATTCTAATTACCAGAGTTTCGTTTACCAGTTCCTATATTCTCTATGGATAGATCATAGGTATGTGTAGTGTAATAGTGACTGGTCTTTTACTTGTTTTCAGTATTGGTAACCAGCTTGATGACTGATGAGTAGTGCTTAGCAGTCTTTCTTTGATTGCagcattttaaatttctatGATTCGCCAGAGATTTGATTTGACTCACTTAGTAAATTCTGTTTTCTGTGTTTGAATGAGTGTTCTTTTGTTAGTTACCTAGAGAATATAAACCAACACCAAAAGgtctgtttgttttattttattatggaTGATTCCAGTTGAAACCTGTTGTCTTTTATTGTTTGCAGATCCTGTTATGGAGTCTCCACAATCTGAGGCATCAATCGTCAACGGTAGTATCCATTTGAATGGCAATGGTGAAACCAGAACAAAGAAACCGGTCATGTCGTCTAGTTCAGACAGTTTCATTGGTGTGCTTGAGGTTTTTATTCACCAATCTAGGAGGGATATCCAGAACATCTGTATCTACCATAAGCGATCCCAGGACCTCCTTTTCCACCAAGATCATCAATGGTGGAGGGAGAACCCCTGTTTTTGACGATACCCTTCATCAACTGCAGTTAACTCTGGTTCCCGTATCATCTAGTTTCTATAATCTGCATCATTACCATTATCATATTCCTCAAATGGCTTCTAAATCATTGACTGTTGTTGCAGGAGATAGCTAGACGCAGGGAAGAGTTGGAACAATTGCTCCTGGAGCATCAGAATAGAGACAATGACGTGTGAATGTGATCACAAGTATAGCTTCATTGGATggagtttctttttgtattatacGATTGTGTGAGCTCTCAAATTATCATACTACTGATAATCCACGGTTTCTAAAAACACTTTGGATCGTTTCTTGTTTCAAAATCTATCTATTTTATGCAAATAAATTGGTGTCTTGTGTGAACATCATCATTAGGAGGcatatcatcatcataaggGGAGATTTTCTTGGTTTTGGCTTTTTTAAAGGTGTTGGACAATTTGATATTTGGCAATGATAAGTATTTTGATCGATCTTATCTTCATATCTTCATTTCTTTATACTTGCTAAAGACGAAAACTGATTGCTAAACGAGTTAAGTAATTTGATGAATCAAGATGCACtgataaagagaagaagctcaatTGTAAGCGTCGTCCACGTTTGTAGCAAATACGTTTAACAACAATCTTAAAATCTAACTCCTGTTTATTGTATGCTTGGAAATGTATGTACGAGAGTATTAGTTTGATACATCCAAGAGAGCATAGGCATAAACAtaaagatgatttggttgagaatatttgggcaaaatttggagcaaatcagtattaaaattaatcattttctccatttataaattgcacttctgttgtaatatgtattaatgtttttattatgttttgtatatttgaaaattaattaaaatgcaatattttctaattttataaaatcataaatgtttacatatttataccacttctattctatttaaattttttaaattttaaaaaacaatattttcaaaaataagagacccaaaataagaacctaccaataaaagagaaattttatctaagagatcatgagttcttatattccaaacagtacacaattaattcataaaaaatttaagaactccccttCTAATATACTACCGATAATCATGGTCTCATACGAGATGATAATCCACATGTCTGCTTAACACACCCATCCCCTaaagcttctctctcttctctctatggAACCTGCAAATCTTTCTATGAATTACCTCTTTTCTTAGACTCTTCAAATGTAGCAAACAAATTTAACCCTCGGTTTGTACGCAACATTATCTTTTACTGGTCAAGATCAACGTTCGTTGTCACAATCACCGATGGAGTCTTCACTCCCGTCGTGAATTCCATATACGTCGGGATGCAGTAACTAAATTTTGCCATCTTTTGGACCAAGCCAAATTCTTCGATAACAACATCTTCCAGTTTGCATAAACTTGTAGTATAATTGACTGGAACAACCCTCGACAGAAGTTTGTTGTCAACTTTAAATTCCCAAACTCCCTCAGCAGAGCAGCCCCAATTGCCAGATATCACAACACAGATCCCAGGAATTCCGACCTgcataaacaaccaaaacaagttcTTCAGACAAATCCAATAGTTTTTCCATCCACAGAGTCTCGAATATCGACAACCAATCCACAAAACACCAACCTGCGCAGCCATGTCTTCGTTCTGGGGTCGTAAAACCCTAATCCTTTCTTTCTACGAAACAGTCtgtcttaatttgtttttaaatattgagTCCCATCTTTTTCCGACATTGTTTTGTGTCCATTGGATCTATTTTCCTTGTAAATATCGAATGGTTAGGAAAAGTTACCAAAATTGTAACTTCTTATGTCTCAAAATGAACGACATGGGCAAATATGTCTTGGTTTGATGCACAACTAGCAAACACACCTCCAAAAGTACACCATACTCAACAAGTGGGTGTGGATGGAAGGGAGTTTGAGAAAAGTAGGTCTGTTTGCAATTGTCTCTTTATACAATGTGAATCTCAACTtccaaaaacatttataattggGCCGATTTGAACTTCAAGCCCACTATTTAAAACGGCACAATGTGAAAGACACGACTATATTTATTGCGCaatttctttttagaaaaagaaacaaaaataatgtcgTTCTTTTTTCCGTCAAAAAGGAATTTATATTAATGAATTAGAATAGTCTTCATACCACTGGTTTAAAAGCCAGCATGGAGGTATAAAACAttgagaataaaaaaatatttacagacTATCATATTTAGCTAGTAAATGAACTACCTTATTAAAGTTCTAGAGGAGTAAACAAATAAGACATTGTTAAACAAACTTGACCCAATAAATAATATCCTGGCAAATAGTATCAATTGAGATATCAAGTAAAGTTTTATTAACAATTTTGATTAAGGTCTCGCAATCGTCTTAAAAATGACATTTCATAATCCTCTGATCCAGCACTGTTGCATTGTAGTGAGAAGAGCCTTAGCTTCAGCCTCCAATGATGAGGAAACAGATCCCATTTGCATTGATCCCAGTTTTGTGTAGTCCCATCATGATTCCGGATTATCCATCCACTCTTTGCTTGGTTAGTAAGGTGATCAAAAGTTGCATCATAATTGCATTTAACAGAAGAAAAATATGGTCGTGTCCACTAGTGAAATGTTGAATCACAAGTTACAGTATTATTATTTCCTGAGTTGTCACTACTTTGAATCCAATCTCGAACATCAGCCTTTGCTGTTAGAAAATATTATTCGGATTATCTTGAATACCATTGAAGATGAAGTTATTCCGGGACTTCTATATATGTCATAGTAGCCAAAAAGGTAATAGCTTTGTTTGTGAAGATATGTCATTTTCCAGTTGGAGTTCAAAAATTACTTCTATCAATGTTTCACAACTTAATGATATGGAATAAACCATGATTATTGGAATATTGGCTAGTTCCCATATAGACTGAGAATAGGGACATGAAAACTGAATATGTTTGATGGTTTCATCATTCTGAAAGCATCTAGTACAAACCGGGTCTAAATGCATTCCCCTAGTGTTTAAACGGGTAATGGTAGGTATAGATTTTGATAGTAGATGCCATAGAAAATGTTTCACTTTGGGGAGAATATTaatttttcagattttgtttttgagtatAACCCATGGGGGATTGGAGGTAAGTTGTTATTTTGATTTGGATTGTGCATTGAAAGCCAATATCCTTCTTACTGTATACACCCCTGACTTAGTATAACTCTAAACTAACCTGTCTGCAGTAGATATTCTTGGAAGGTATATGTTTAAAATGTGGCTATGATCCTCCGGTTTTATGAGTAGTACCCTAATTTAAAcgcttattatttattataattactaaattaattttaaaaaacatactATTAGTTCAATTAAGCCCAAACCAAACCAGACATGAGAAGAAACATAACTAAATAGTTTGAGTATAAGATTGGGTTTAGTTTAGGTTGGTTTGAGTTTGGTTGgatcgatttggtttggttaaaatGTCCATCCCTAATTAATAgaattaaactaataaaaattatgaaaaatgtaaaaattacttcttcttttcttttgttaatttttgtgaaaaaacataaacttcTTTTAAGGACATTTTTACTAGAGTAACGGTCaacatttctcaaaaaaaaattttaaaaaatcatttttcacaaattttcattttttgtttattttttttaatatttgttccacataataaataacatatgtCTCATTTGTTGTGAAAACCGTTTCggtcttctttcttttctcttctctcttcttattattatttttgtaataagcGTATTTGGAAGAAAATCTCCCAGTGGAGATGGTTTAAGAACGATGAAGTACGAaagttattgtttttcttttaagtttaaaagaaaaatcattaaaatgaattatattttctattaaaaacaaaaaacaacccTATATTCTTACGTCATATTATATGCGTTATGCATgtgtaagaactaagaactgAGTACATAATCAATCACACGTCGGGCTTTTATCATCTCTTTCTGAAAGAGTCTTTTAACTGGTAAAAAAGGACTCGGACGTGGACTATAACAATATAACCAAGAAAACCAGTGCCGGCCCAACCAATTTTGCTgcctaaagcaaaaaaattttttttgcccattaataaacactaaaaaaaaaagttacaaaaactggTACACACAGGCTCGAACTCGTAACACTGATGGAGTATACAGGCGTACCGAACCACTATACCACCACaactttttgaaaattgatgCCCCTTAAATCACTAATATATTCTGGTGCCTAAAGCCCTTGCTTTACGGGTTTTAGGTCAAGACCGGCACTGAAGAAAACCTTACTTTTAATCTAACCATAACGTAAAAAGATGCTAAAcctttttataaacatttttagaaaactcaagaaatccttaattaaatcaaattgtAAGAGCCAATAAGCATAAAAAACCTCTTTCGCTTGTACCAAAACGAGTGGCTAACTTTTTTGGACAGGCGCCTCATGCTGTTTGTAACGTTCGTAACAAgtagaatttgaattttaagtcATTAACGCTTTTCAGAATTgtcttttacatacaaaatactGTATTTTCCCACGTATAATTACGGTACAATCTCCCTAAAACCTGGAGCAAAAAGAGGCATTGAGTAGTTTTTTGTTTCCCGTGTgccacattttttttgtttcagaaaatttttaaaacctgtagatttttcttttggcttgtttgtttttgtcgGTATATCATCTATGGGTGGTTCTCGTGCATGCCTCCCACTTTTCATCTCCAAAGTTTCCTCGTATCTCCACCCCCTCTGAACCTCTCTGCTAACACTCAATTAAATTTCTGCTAACACTCAATTAAATTTACGTAACCACCCTCACATTTTTTTATCTCTTATTTTATtgtctttaacttcttcttctttttttttgtttgatttatttgaatCTAAAATACTCGTTAAGATACAAGTGTTAACGAAAAGGCTTGATTGGGTGAATGGGTTAGTGGTAAATGTCGTAATATTGGAATGCATGGATGGCaaatccaaaagaagaag
This genomic window contains:
- the LOC104787890 gene encoding uncharacterized protein LOC104787890; translated protein: MTNCHRQEVLLRESSITEFHMPSELLAKVASFLGEDGVDGLKNLLAAGKQGFDVVYSHECLSTVRIDKSEEILWWSMSHSKYYSFFAKCLIHGNPYALWAQNNKRLAYADFVRACYRGQSWSEAYVAGSSTYEIDYHVISPPATDQRVSRPRCPRCARRTTRRHHFTNVPECGHQFHN